From Osmerus mordax isolate fOsmMor3 chromosome 8, fOsmMor3.pri, whole genome shotgun sequence, a single genomic window includes:
- the cdca4 gene encoding cell division cycle-associated protein 4 isoform X1, whose protein sequence is MSKRGSRLVYMPVRRRRKRREKTTMYSKGTKRKFADGADAVAGGNPEGPKMAPYSLQRQSLLDMSLIKLQLCHMLVEPNLCRSVLIANTVRQIQEEMTHDGSWQVVTDAFANSGQSSSERLVATEVLCRSPGLEQDAGPKLFSVMGYDGCHEEEVVADEALCSVAISDRATTCLLGTIGHCWERAELRTEADLENGATEDSGFGDDEEEELSGQESKMSTGKVFGKFEIKNNNPGSDAALEELFSDVDASYYDLDTMLTGMQSAPKMGPYDLLDSLASSHGPASNSSCRADLNELDHIMEIIVGS, encoded by the exons ATGAGCAAAAGAGGAAGTCGTCTCGTGTATATGCCCGTGCGCCGCCGTAGGAAACGTAGAGAAAA GACCACTATGTACTCTAAAGGCACCAAACGTAAGTTCGCTGACGGAGCAGACGCGGTGGCCGGCGGCAACCCCGAGGGTCCCAAGATGGCGCCATACAGCCTGCAGCGTCAGTCCCTCCTGGACATGTCTCTGATCAAGCTGCAGCTGTGCCACATGCTGGTGGAGCCCAACCTGTGCCGCTCGGTGCTCATCGCCAACACCGTGCGGCAGATCCAGGAGGAGATGACCCACGACGGCAGCTGGCAGGTGGTCACCGACGCCTTCGCCAACTCCGGTCAGAGCTCGTCTGAACGCCTGGTTGCCACGGAGGTTCTGTGCCGGTCCCCGGGACTGGAGCAGGATGCGGGGCCCAAGCTCTTCTCTGTGATGGGCTATGATGGATGTCACGAAGAGGAGGTCGTGGCCGACGAGGCCTTGTGTTCTGTCGCTATAAGCGACAGAGCCACTACCTGTCTCTTGGGGACCATTGGCCACTGCTGGGAGAGGGCCGAGCTGAGGACGGAGGCCGATTTAGAGAACGGAGCGACTGAAGACTCGGGTTTtggagatgatgaggaggaggagctgtcaGGTCAAGAGTCCAAAATGTCAACGGGAAAGGTTTTTGGAAAGTTTGAGATCAAAAACAATAACCCCGGGTCAGACGCAGCACTCGAGGAGCTGTTTTCAGATGTTGACGCCTCTTACTATGACTTGGACACCATGCTCACCGGCATGCAGAGCGCCCCTAAAATGGGTCCTTACGACCTCTTGGACAGCCTGGCTTCCTCCCATGGCCCTGCCTCCAACTCGAGCTGTAGGGCCGATCTCAATGAACTCGACCACATCATGGAGATCATTGTGGGTTCATAG
- the cdca4 gene encoding cell division cycle-associated protein 4 isoform X2, which yields MYSKGTKRKFADGADAVAGGNPEGPKMAPYSLQRQSLLDMSLIKLQLCHMLVEPNLCRSVLIANTVRQIQEEMTHDGSWQVVTDAFANSGQSSSERLVATEVLCRSPGLEQDAGPKLFSVMGYDGCHEEEVVADEALCSVAISDRATTCLLGTIGHCWERAELRTEADLENGATEDSGFGDDEEEELSGQESKMSTGKVFGKFEIKNNNPGSDAALEELFSDVDASYYDLDTMLTGMQSAPKMGPYDLLDSLASSHGPASNSSCRADLNELDHIMEIIVGS from the coding sequence ATGTACTCTAAAGGCACCAAACGTAAGTTCGCTGACGGAGCAGACGCGGTGGCCGGCGGCAACCCCGAGGGTCCCAAGATGGCGCCATACAGCCTGCAGCGTCAGTCCCTCCTGGACATGTCTCTGATCAAGCTGCAGCTGTGCCACATGCTGGTGGAGCCCAACCTGTGCCGCTCGGTGCTCATCGCCAACACCGTGCGGCAGATCCAGGAGGAGATGACCCACGACGGCAGCTGGCAGGTGGTCACCGACGCCTTCGCCAACTCCGGTCAGAGCTCGTCTGAACGCCTGGTTGCCACGGAGGTTCTGTGCCGGTCCCCGGGACTGGAGCAGGATGCGGGGCCCAAGCTCTTCTCTGTGATGGGCTATGATGGATGTCACGAAGAGGAGGTCGTGGCCGACGAGGCCTTGTGTTCTGTCGCTATAAGCGACAGAGCCACTACCTGTCTCTTGGGGACCATTGGCCACTGCTGGGAGAGGGCCGAGCTGAGGACGGAGGCCGATTTAGAGAACGGAGCGACTGAAGACTCGGGTTTtggagatgatgaggaggaggagctgtcaGGTCAAGAGTCCAAAATGTCAACGGGAAAGGTTTTTGGAAAGTTTGAGATCAAAAACAATAACCCCGGGTCAGACGCAGCACTCGAGGAGCTGTTTTCAGATGTTGACGCCTCTTACTATGACTTGGACACCATGCTCACCGGCATGCAGAGCGCCCCTAAAATGGGTCCTTACGACCTCTTGGACAGCCTGGCTTCCTCCCATGGCCCTGCCTCCAACTCGAGCTGTAGGGCCGATCTCAATGAACTCGACCACATCATGGAGATCATTGTGGGTTCATAG